The Methanobrevibacter sp. sequence AAAAAGGCAAGAAATGCATTGATTGATTCAAGACACATTATTGGCTTTAAGGACAAAAAGGAATTAAAAGAAATTTTAAACAATTTAGAAGACGAAAATCCGAGAATAAAAGAGTTATTGCTTGAGAGAACAATCAATCTATCTCCAGAAAGCATTATGGAACTATCCATTCTATTAAAAGAGCATATTAACTGAGGATAAAAAACTGAAATAACTGAATGCTAAAAATAAAAAATGAAATTACTGAGGGTTAAGAATGAAAATAGGAAAATTTGAAATAGAAACAGATGATTTGGTTTACAACCCTTCAGATGACACTTTCCTTTTAGCTGAAAACCTTGAAATCAAAGAAGGCATGAGTGTTCTTGAAATAGGAACCGGATCAGGGCTTGTTTCCATGTATGCAAGTCTCTTAACAGATGATGTGACTGCAACTGACATCAACTACAATGCTCTTGAGCTTGCAGAGAAAAACTTCAAGCTAAACAATATAGACAATATAAAACTTAAGTTTGGAGACCTGTTCGAACCTGTGAAAAATGAAAAGTTTGATGTAATTTTATTTAATACTCCATATCTCCCTACTGATTCAGATGACATTATCAATGACGATTTAAATTATGCATTTGACGGCGGATTAGATGGAAGAAAAGTCATAGATAGGTTCATAGAAGAAGCGCCAAATCATTTAAATGACAAAGGAATTATTCAGATGATACAGTCCTCATTATCTGACAATGATAAGACCTTGAATATGTTTGATAGAAATGGATTCATAGCTGAAATAGCTCAAAGCGAGAGGTTCTTCTTCGAAGAGATTGTTTTAATCAATGCTTATAAGATTTAATACGATTGCCCAATATATGAATCAAAACTAATCTAGCAAAATATAAAAATCAAGTGAGAGGTTTTAATGAATATTGAAGAAAAAAATTCAAAACAAATAGAAGAGTACCTCAAATCAAAAGGTGCAGTAGTTGTAGGGTTTGCTAGTTTAGAAGGTATAAAAAATGTTCCTGAGGAATATCCAAACAGCATTTTGATTGGAATTCCAATAGAAAAGGAAGCATTGAAAACCATTTACACTGATGACCAGTCACTTTATGTTGAAAGCATGAAAGAGTTGGGACTGAAATTAAATGATATAATCCTTGATGGTGAGGAATACATCAAAAACACCATGAATTATAATGCACTGGCCATTTCAAGGGAAAGAGTTGCTGGAGAATTAAAGGATCTTGCAAGCAAAATACCTCATAAAACAACAGGAACACGTTCAGGAATCGGGTGGATTGGAAGATGTGCATTGCTCATTAGTCCAAAATATGGAGCGGCACTTAGACTCTCTACACTCCTTACAGATATGCCTATTAAGGTGGGAATACCTATTGACGACTCACTGTGTGATGACTGTACAGACTGCCAAGATGCCTGTCCAGTTGATGCAATAAATGAAGTGAAATGGGACTCCAGAAAGGAAAGAGAAGAATACTTCGATGCAGAAAAGTGCTTTGAATTCATAAAAGAAGAGATGAAAAGGACACATGGAAAGAGTTTATGCGCTAAATGTGGTCTAGCTTGCCCTTACACTAAAGAGTATTTAGGAATAGAAACAGATAGAGATTTAATAAAAGAAATCTATCCATTAAAAAAAAAAAAAAAACTATTTTTAAGAAATAATATTAAAAAAGAATAAAAACTAAAAAATAAAAGATAGTAAAAAAAGAAAAAAATTT is a genomic window containing:
- a CDS encoding HemK2/MTQ2 family protein methyltransferase; translation: MGKFEIETDDLVYNPSDDTFLLAENLEIKEGMSVLEIGTGSGLVSMYASLLTDDVTATDINYNALELAEKNFKLNNIDNIKLKFGDLFEPVKNEKFDVILFNTPYLPTDSDDIINDDLNYAFDGGLDGRKVIDRFIEEAPNHLNDKGIIQMIQSSLSDNDKTLNMFDRNGFIAEIAQSERFFFEEIVLINAYKI
- a CDS encoding 4Fe-4S double cluster binding domain-containing protein; translated protein: MNIEEKNSKQIEEYLKSKGAVVVGFASLEGIKNVPEEYPNSILIGIPIEKEALKTIYTDDQSLYVESMKELGLKLNDIILDGEEYIKNTMNYNALAISRERVAGELKDLASKIPHKTTGTRSGIGWIGRCALLISPKYGAALRLSTLLTDMPIKVGIPIDDSLCDDCTDCQDACPVDAINEVKWDSRKEREEYFDAEKCFEFIKEEMKRTHGKSLCAKCGLACPYTKEYLGIETDRDLIKEIYPLKKKKKLFLRNNIKKE